One segment of Solanum lycopersicum chromosome 1, SLM_r2.1 DNA contains the following:
- the LOC101258782 gene encoding uncharacterized protein, with amino-acid sequence MTQKANLFKGQQKKKSVPSRHGKAPQIRKGKRAVKPSKNTKQMDVDRELTKFINQCNETKAATFATKDGGQLCILKRPESSSKKSESSSGASK; translated from the exons ATGACACAAAAGGCAAATCTTTTCAAAGGCCAACAGAAGAAGAAATCAGTGCCGAGTCGACATGGAAAAGCTCCTCAAATTCGCAAAG GGAAGAGAGCTGTGAAACCATCGAAGAACACAAAGCAGATGGATGTCGATCGG GAATTGACAAAGTTTATTAATCAGTGCAACGAAACAAAAGCAGCCACTTTTGCTACTAAGGATGGTGGTCAATTATGTATACTTAAAAGGCCTGAGTCCTCCAGTAAAAAGTCTGAATCCTCCAGTGGCGCTTCAAAATAG
- the LOC101259077 gene encoding protein PNS1 produces MGAVEPVVDEENGEKETKIRDVEKGEMDSQQRGFQGQPTPAPAPAESGGENFHMSRMQRLSATNPLRLVMNAGTRVASPSPYNAPPPAQHRPHRSFPNPFHHRHPPAPAPSQQRHAPVPEPAPVPAPSQHHPSPAPSQTRSTPAVTPQPSVITLNSRSYTNKFSLFLFLIHMIGAIGLVCFLVFKGIQGLLEAGEAQRKEKRLLKFFLPQVEAVSLLSITLAFTWQKAMRLWPTFMVHFILWGSFIFTLAAGILLICFQRPSTDGVGVVLIIFAIGNGLYSCWVTPRIKFCTKILIKSLEPVPKFGDLNRPTYLTLAAGFLWMSMWILAVIGAINFYFPPLVIIGLVFSMAWVTEVMRNVVNLTVSRVIGLYYLRGMQSSTQFCFQRALSVNLGSACLGSLFVPTIEVLRVVARALNLLEGEDEFMFCCAHCGLKIMDSVFKRGNGWAYVQIATYGKSFVKASQDTWELFQKREMETIVDSDMTSAICFLTGVCSGSICVIVIGAWTFTVYPNFTATLSLLSAYVGYLLTRIAMALPHACVSSYYVCYAENPDNRLFDKTIQDRLNSMKTDRDVIVPTPRSVPSRFAR; encoded by the exons ATGGGTGCTGTAGAACCT GTAGTTGACGAGGAAAATGGAGAAAAGGAGACGAAGATACGAGATGTGGAGAAAGGTGAAATGGATAGTCAACAAAGGGGATTTCAAGGTCAGCCTACGCCGGCGCCGGCGCCGGCAGAATCAGGCGGTGAGAATTTTCACATGTCGAGAATGCAGAGATTGAGTGCTACGAATCCTCTGAGGCTTGTGATGAATGCCGGAACTAGAGttgcttctccttctccttaTAACGCTCCGCCACCTGCTCAACATCGTCCGCACCGTTCTTTTCCGAATCCTTTTCACCACCGTCATCCTCCGGCTCCGGCGCCGTCTCAGCAACGCCATGCTCCGGTGCCGGAGCCGGCTCCGGTTCCAGCTCCGTCTCAGCACCACCCTTCTCCGGCTCCTTCTCAGACTCGCTCTACCCCTGCTGTTACCCCTCAA CCTTCAGTAATAACACTGAATTCAAGATCCTACACAAACAAGTTTTCACTATTTCTGTTCCTTATACACATGATTGGTGCAATTGGGCTAGTTTGTTTTCTTGTATTCAAAGGGATACAAGGTTTACTAGAAGCAGGGGaagcacaaagaaaagaaaagaggctATTAAAGTTTTTTCTACCACAAGTAGAAGCAGTTTCTTTACTTAGCATAACACTAGCATTTACATGGCAAAAGGCAATGAGATTGTGGCCAACATTCATGGTTCATTTCATACTTTGGGGTTCGTTTATCTTCACATTAGCAGCTGGAATCCTATTAATATGCTTCCAAAGACCATCAACTGATGGTGTTGGAGTTGTTTTAATCATATTTGCAATTGGAAATGGATTGTATTCTTGTTGGGTAACACCAAGAATTAAGTTCTGTACAAAGATTTTAATTAAATCACTTGAACCTGTACCTAAATTTGGCGATTTGAATCGTCCAACTTATCTAACATTAGCTGCTGGATTCTTATGGATGTCAATGTGGATTTTGGCTGTGATTGGGGCTATAAATTTCTATTTCCCACCGTTGGTTATCATCGGGTTGGTTTTTAGTATGGCTTGGGTTACTGAGGTGATGAGGAATGTAGTGAATTTGACGGTTAGCAGAGTGATTGGGTTGTATTATCTTAGAGGAATGCAATCCAGTACACAGTTTTGTTTTCAGAGGGCATTGTCTGTGAATCTTGGAAGTGCTTGTCTTGGTTCTTTGTTTGTTCCTACAATAGAAGTTCTGAGGGTTGTGGCTCGCGCGTTGAATTTGCTTGAAGGTGAAGATGAGTTCATGTTTTGTTGTGCTCATTGTGGATTGAAAATCATGGATTCTGTCTTCAAGCGCGGCAATGGCTGGGCATATGTTCAG ATTGCTACGTATGGTAAGAGCTTTGTGAAGGCATCACAAGACACTTGGGAGCTATTTCAAAAAAGAGAAATGGAGACAATTGTAGATTCAGACATGACAAGTGCTATTTGCTTCTTGACTGGAGTTTGTAGCGGTTCTATTTGTGTTATTGTCATTGGTGCTTGGACTTTCACTGTTTATCCCAATTTCACAGCCACACTGTCTCTTCTATCAGCCTACGTTGGTTACCTTCTG ACGAGGATTGCGATGGCTTTGCCTCACGCTTGTGTGAGTAGTTACTACGTTTGTTATGCTGAGAATCCAGATAACAGACTTTTTGATAAGACCATTCAAGATCGACTCAATTCAATGAAGACGGATCGTGATGTTATTGTGCCAACTCCTAGATCTGTACCTTCTCGATTCGCACGGTAG
- the LOC101259670 gene encoding N-terminal acetyltransferase A complex subunit NAA10 has translation MVCIRKATIDDLLAMQACNLLCLPENYQMKYYFYHILSWPQLLYVAEDYNGKIVGYVLAKMEEETTECHGHITSLAVVRTHRKLGLATKLMTAAQNAMEQVFGAEYVSLHVRKSNRAAFKLYTETLGYKIHDMEAKYYADGEDAYDMRKELKGKKHHQHHHHHHHHGGGCCSGEVKVGPKEGAAETKAA, from the exons atggtgtgcatacGAAAGGCGACGATAGATGATTTGCTTGCTATGCAAGCATGCAATTTGTTATGCCTTCCTGAGAATTACCAGATGAAGTACTACTTCTACCACATACTTTCGTGGCCTCAGCTTCTGTACGTTGCTGAAGATTACAATGGTAAAATTGTGGGATATGTGTTAGCAAAAATGGAAGAGGAAACCACTGAGTGCCATGGGCACATCACTTCCCTTGCCGTAGTCAGGACTCACCGGAAACTTGGTTTGGCTACTAAGCTCATGACCGCTGCTCAGAATGCTATGGAACAg GTGTTTGGAGCAGAGTATGTGTCTCTGCATGTTAGGAAGAGCAACAGGGCCGCATTTAAGCTGTATACAGAGACATTAGGATATAAGATTCATGATATGGAAGCCAAGTACTATGCAGATGGGGAAGATGCTTATGATATGAGGAAGGAATTGAAGGGCAAGAAGCACCACCAGcatcaccatcaccaccaccaccacggTGGTGGGTGTTGCTCTGGTGAGGTGAAGGTAGGACCAAAGGAAGGAGCAGCAGAAACAAAAGCAGCATAA
- the LOC101259368 gene encoding F-box/WD-40 repeat-containing protein At3g52030: MDPRAAAPKIRQPSTTATATVKNKKKKTTAEALGHDVLCIIFSFLDLVQLIRCSAVSTSWSKAVNKLKLHQTEYFKQQHSGPNGLIDAPFSQRSLSEQAEQLAMEQHKLALQRGPANVIQWKGHSVGVNQCRMKMGKVLTGVGDKVMRLWSAESCKCLDEYFLVDKAPLIDFDFDEGKVVGLVGTRICIWNRTEERNIFSSRENLFTKALCMRYVDPEAVIGCEDGKVRVFDLYSRKCTQIIKMHQGPVSCLAFTDDQLLVSGSSLGSLSLSDLSSDQRVVQLGSIYSAGVKTLCFNPNSYMVFAGSTAGNVSCWDLRNTTRTVWETRVSPNVIYSMHHLMNDTSTLVVGGIDGVLRTVDQVTGEVISRCIMDDSTTVLHRSTERFGSVQIDSRKVKRLSEDDRIDLMTRTSKPQITCLAAGMEKVVTTHNDKYIRVWKFSK; this comes from the exons ATGGACCCCagggcagcggcgccaaaaatCCGGCAGCCGTCCACGACGGCTACGGCAACCGtgaagaacaaaaagaagaagacaacaGCAGAAGCTCTCGGCCACGACGTTCTCTGCATCATCTTCTCCTTTCTCGACTTAGTCCAGCTCATTCGCTGCTCCGCCGTTTCTACTTCTTG GAGTAAAGCTGTCAACAAATTGAAGTTGCATCAAACAGAATACTTCAAGCAGCAGCATAGTGGTCCTAATGGCCTCATTGACGCACCTTTCTCTCAGAGATCATTGAGTGAACAAGCGGAGCAGCTAGCTATGGAACAACACAAATTGGCATTACAAAGGGGCCCTGCTAATGTTATTCAGTGGAAAGGTCATTCAGTAGG GGTAAATCAGTGCAGAATGAAGATGGGAAAAGTCCTTACCGGTGTGGGTGACAAG GTCATGCGTCTCTGGTCGGCAGAAAGCTGCAAATGTTTGGATGAATATTTCCTTGTCGATAAAGCCCctttaattgattttgattttgacgAGGGCAAG GTTGTTGGTTTGGTTGGCACCCGTATATGCATCTGGAATCGTACAGaggaaagaaacatattttCCTCACGTGAGAACTTATTTACTAAGGCCCTCTGTATGCG TTATGTAGACCCCGAAGCTGTGATCGGATGTGAGGATGGAAAGGTTCGTGTATTTGACCTATACAGCAGAAAGTGTACCCAAATAATAAA GATGCATCAGGGGCCTGTTTCTTGCTTAGCTTTTACTGATGACCAATTGCTTGTTAGTGGTTCTTCCCTCGGCTCCCTTTCACTCTCAGATCTTTCTTCTGATCAGCGAGTTGTTCAGCTGGGATCAATCTACTCTGCAG GGGTCAAGACTTTGTGTTTCAACCCTAATTCCTATATGGTGTTTGCTGGATCAACTGCTGGAAATGTGTCTTGTTGGGACCTCAG GAATACGACAAGAACTGTATGGGAAACAAGAGTTTCTCCAAATGTTATTTATTCTATGCATCACCTTATGAACGACACTTCGACATTGGTAGTTGGTGGAATCGATGGTGTGTTAAGAACTGTGGACCAGGTAACTGGTGAAGTAATTTCAAGATGCATAATGGATGATAGTACCACTGTGTTACATCGTTCAACAGAGAGATTTGGAAGTGTGCAAATTGATAGCCGGAAAGTGAAAAGGCTGTCTGAAGATGATCGAATTGATCTTATGACAAGAACTTCCAAGCCACAAATCACATGTTTAGCAGCTGGGATGGAGAAAGTTGTTACTACGCATAATGATAAGTATATCAGAGTTTGGAAATTCAGCAAGTGA